Proteins found in one Bremerella volcania genomic segment:
- a CDS encoding zinc ribbon domain-containing protein produces the protein MATTPCRDCGNEVSFSARSCPQCGAPYPYLETWDGYGFEYKSGAKLFGLPLLHISFKYRSNGTPVVANGVIAIGQFGYGIITIAQFGVGMITLGQFTFAGATIAQFTLAAYGICQIGVLYKGIGQLIIPLDNFL, from the coding sequence ATGGCAACCACACCCTGTCGCGATTGCGGCAACGAAGTGAGCTTTTCGGCGCGTTCGTGCCCCCAGTGCGGAGCCCCTTACCCTTATCTCGAAACGTGGGATGGGTATGGCTTCGAGTACAAGTCGGGTGCCAAACTGTTCGGGCTTCCGCTCTTGCACATTTCGTTCAAGTATCGCAGCAACGGTACGCCCGTCGTTGCCAACGGCGTGATTGCGATCGGCCAGTTTGGCTATGGCATCATCACGATCGCCCAGTTTGGAGTCGGCATGATTACCCTCGGACAATTTACGTTCGCTGGGGCGACCATCGCGCAATTTACGCTCGCCGCCTACGGCATCTGCCAGATAGGTGTACTCTACAAGGGAATTGGCCAGTTGATTATTCCGCTGGATAATTTTCTGTAG